The Meles meles chromosome 6, mMelMel3.1 paternal haplotype, whole genome shotgun sequence DNA segment CCTgtcttctttatatataaatacaaaattccAATTTTGTGGAACTAAATTTAAGTAAGAATTTgagaataaggggcgcctgggtgcctcagtcattgggcgtctgccttcagctcaagtcatgatcccagagtcctgggatggagccccacatcgggctccctgctggatgggaagcctacttctccctctaccacccccacccctgcttgtgttccctctctccctgtctgtcaaataaataaaaatctttaaaatacacatatatatatgaggaTAAACCTTAGTTCATTGacaaattttctgttattttgaaTCACATTAAGCATGTGATTCAATTCACTAAGCATGTCATtctatttagatttaaaaaacagCTGGGtaaaatatcactttattttcatACAGGTAATTTTTCTACAGGGTCAACATtttcttctcaaaaataaaagaagaatctCAAAGCTTAGAACTGGATCACTTGGCCCTTTCTCTTCTTATCTCCTCCCAGTTCAAAATGCTTGCATCTCTTAATGGCCAGCATCCTCTTGGACCTGCAGTTAGGTTCAACACATTCAAGCCTCAGCACAATCTTCTTTGTGGTTTTAGCCTTCTTCCGGAAAATTGGCTTTGTCTGCCCACCATAGCCACTCTGCTTCCGATCATAGCGCCTCTTTCCCTGGGCATAAAGGGAATCCTTGCCCTTCTTATACTGGGTCACTTTGTGAGGCTGATGCTTTCCACACTTCTTACAGAAAGTCCTTCGGGTTTTAGGAACGTTGACCATCTCTGCAGCAGCGCTGTCTGCACgatgaaaatgtgaaatatttgaaGTTAAAGTAGCAAActtcaaacatttttaataaagtgctttaaaaatataggAATACATTACATATGTCAGTAACGTATAAACCCACCAAATACTCCTTTTACCTATGACTCAATACAAAAGTGCACACCTTTTTGTTATGTTCAGAGTATTTATGGAATGAGACTCACTAAAAATCAGCTAAAAGCAGCATAGGGGCACCCGACAGCCAGTTCCCCGTACAAAGTGGGTTACTTTGGAGCTTAATTTACTGAGGCTGTCCCAAAAAGCGTAGTGGTGTTtatctgattttctttctcagagaGGTCCAAGGCTAGAGTCTCCGACTCTTCCTCGCACCCTTTTCCTCCATGTTCTAGCTCCCGGGTATGCCCGATTCAGTGCGTGGTTTCGGTCAGTAGCTCCAGCTACCGCCCGCTTCCGTTCCTTCTCCGGGAACCGGAGCTGTCTGGTTTCACTTTTCCCCTCCGAAGCACCATCACCCGTGAGCAGCCTTCAAGGCTGACGTGGCCCTTAATAAGTATCTCCCGGCCCACTAGCCGCCATGCGTGAGCCCCTCTCCGAGGGGAGAAGCCCGTTAACTCTGCCAAGGCAGCGGGTCTCGCCCTCCAGTTCCTACAAGGGCCTGGTCCATCCCCAGATTCTGAGCACTGGATGTTCCTGCTGAGACCGCCACACTCCCGTCTTAGCTTACCGGGAAACTCGGCAACCACGAACCTCGCCTCGCTCTGCTCGCGCCTAACAGGAAAGGGAGGATGAAGCGGAAGTAGGAACTGAGCGTGAGCGACAGTGCTACGGACCAATAGGCAGCAGGCAGCGGCGGCCTGTCGTCTGGGGACGCGTCCGGGAATCTCCAACCAACGGCCCAGGGGGCGGGCCGGAGGGGTGTGGGCCTGAGGACCGCGGCGCTCCGCGGGCCAGTCGCGGGTTGTCAGAACGGTCGCCGCCGGAGTGGGGCGAGGCTGCGTCGCTCGGTCTTGGGGGTCTGGGGCCCGCGTAAGGATGAGAGCGCAGAGGACGCAGGGCCGCTGGAGGCGCAGGTAACCAAGCGGGGTGCGGTGGGGCCGCGGCGGGACTTCTTCCGGGACCGGTGCTGAATGGAGAGGACCGAGGCGACGCCGAGCCGCGGCTCCTAGCGGCGGGGCCGCTGCCCGAGCTGCAGCTGCCAGGCGAGGATGTGTGGAGCCCGGGCGGCACGGGGGAACTGAGACCCTTGGGGCTCCTGGACCCCCGGGGCCCGGGATGAGTTAGCTGGGGCAGCCGCGGGGGCCAGTTCTGACTGCTACAGGCCAAGGCGACGGCCACCACCCGCCCGCCCCTTCTGTGCAGAAGCCGCTAGCTCCTTTTTGCGCCCGTCCGCGCTCCCTGCCCTGGAGACCATGAGGTTCCGCATCTATAAGCGGAAGGTGCTGATCCTGACGCTCGTGGTGGCCGCCTGCGGCTTCGTCCTCTGGAGCAGCAATGGGCGACAAAGGAAGAGCGAGGCCCTCGCCCCGCCGCTGCTGGACGCCGAGCCCGCGCGAggtgcgggcggccggggcggggaCCATTCTGCTGTGTCTGTGGGCATCCGCCGGGTCTCCAACGAGTCGGCGGCACCTCTGGTCCCGGCGGCCCCGCAGCCCGAGGCAGACAACCTGACGCTGCGGTACCGGTCCCTGGTGTACCAGCTGAACTTTGACCAGACGCTGAGGAATGTAGATAAGGCCGGCTCCTGGACGCCTCGAGAGCTGGTGCTGGTGGTCCAGGTGCATAACCGGCCCGATTACCTCAGACTGCTGCTGGACTCACTCCGAAAAGCCCAGGGTATTGACAACGTCCTCGTCATCTTTAGCCATGACTTCTGGTCGACAGAGATCAATCAGCTGATCGCTGGGGTGGATTTCTGTCCGGTTCTGCAGGTGTTCTTTCCTTTCAGCATTCAGTTGTACCCCAACGAGTTTCCAGGCAGCGACCCCAGAGATTGCCCCAGAGATCTAGAGAAGAATGCAGCTCTGAAGATGGGATGCATTAATGCTGAGTATCCCGACTCCTTTGGCCATTATAGAGAGGCTAAGTTCTCCCAAACCAAACACCATTGGTGGTGGAAGCTGCATTTTGTATGGGAAAGGGTCAAAGTTCTTCGAGACTATACTGGCCTCATACTTTTCCTAGAGGAAGATCACTACTTATCCCCAGACTTTTACCATGTCTTCAAAAAGATGTGGAAGTTAAAGCAGGAGGAGTGTCCTGAGTGTGATGTTCTCTCCCTGGGGACCTATACGGCCATTCGAAGTTTCCATGGCGTTGCTGACAAGGTAGATGTGAAAACTTGGAAATCCACAGAGCACAATATGGGTCTAGCCTTGACCCGGGATGCATATCAGAAGCTGATTGAGTGCACAGACACTTTCTGTACTTATGATGATTATAACTGGGACTGGACTCTTCAATATTTAACTGTATCTTGTCTTCCAAAATTCTGGAAAGTGCTGGTTCCTCAAGTTCCTAGGATATTTCATGCTGGAGACTGTGGTATGCACCACAAGAAAACCTGTAGACCGTCCACCCAGAGTGCCCAAATTGAGTCACTCTTAAATAATAACAAACAGTACTTGTTTCCAGAAACTCTAATTATCAGTGAGAAATTTGTGGCAGCCATTTCCCCACCTAGGAAAAACGGAGGGTGGGGAGATATTAGGGACCATGAACTCTGTAAAAGTTATAGAAGACTGCAGTGAAAAATCGCAATTACAAAAGCAAAAGTCACAGTCTTCTATTTTTGATATTTGTCCAAACAGAATATACAATTGAATAAAAGGGTTTAGGAACTGGTTTCTGctttaatacagaaaaaaaaatttcttgtaaAAGATGTCCAAATATAGTAATCTTTTCCTTCTATGTctgattaaaatttaaacacaAGTTTTCATTTTGGGAGTTGGGTTTTAAAGTTCAATCTCTATCTGCTAAAGGTAATAATTATTAATTGgtaaaagaaaagaggggaaattttatttaagttgaATCTATTAATCTTTTTATCTGGAACTTTGTATACTTTTCCACTTTCAAAACTTATTTTAAGTACAGCagactttatttaaaattgtcataGCAGTAAAAAGTATTACAATGGAATTGTTAGTATTAATGGAACAAGCCCAGTTTCACTCTTGACACGGTTACTAGGAAGGGATTGCTTCACTGGTTTTATAATACAAAAGTTATGTTTGTTAAACGCCCTATCAGAACAGACATTTTCAGTATTACAGATTCCTGTATTATTGTGTTATGATTTGCCTGTGCTTTGGAGCCTTCATAGAACACACTTTCTTTTGGAATGTATTTGATTGATAAGAAAGTTTAAACACTGTTTTCACCTCAATGTAGAAatacagtgggtttttttttccttttagtgctgccaaaataaaatactcatttttgcATAAAAAGGTTCATAATTATTTTGCAGAATAAATTTTGTTTACTCTTTACACCAAAATTCAGTGAAGACATTCTAGaagtttttaaagtttacatTACATTTTCGTGTGTACTGTTTGTACATCATATAACTGAgtttgaaataaagaaaacccCACTCTTGACAATGCATTCCCTTTAGAAGACACTGGCTTTCAAATTACCCAAGCAAAGATAATGAACAATAAAAAGCTGCTGTGTAAGTGAAATACAGCCTAAATTGTTTTCAAAAGCCAGAAATGATAGAAAGTTCAGTCATGCCAAAGTGAAACATGTTCTAGTGCCAGCTTTATTTTAACTGAaatcatactttttaaaaggatAGACACAGTAAATAATAGGAAACATGCTTAAAATTTATTCCATATTTCTTATGGAAGTTTCTCTTAATAGTACATAATTGCCTTCAACCAGAAGTTACTCAGAGACTAATTTCTGTATAGTTAGGACATCATTTCATTCTAAGAAGATGGTGTATTAAATGgacaattttgaaattatttcatcaAATTAAGAGCCATACTATGTTTGAGAAATGCATGTGGTTGTTAAATGTGGAACAAATAGTTCTCTTGCTTTATGAGCTACCTTTATATTACCTTCACAGCCCAGTTTGGTTCCAGATTTTATAGGGGGTTATAAATGTAAATCAGGATGAATTGTCATGCTTTGTACTAGCTTTTGGTGCTCTGATTTGACTTTCAGCAGTTCAGAGgactaaaaaaattaatgttcagGACTAAGGTAGGCCAGAAGTttgaattaattattttgaatcagAAAAAGATCATTGGTAAACTAGCTCATGGTTTTGGGGTCAGCAATTAGatcaacaaatattttcctttctacaTTCATTAATTCATGCTGTACTATTCATTCATGCTGTACTAAAAATTTTTGTGAGAAAGAAATCTCTTTGGATTTTCTCCTGGCCtccaatataaatattaataacttaACCACTGTTAAGATGAATTATCTATTGCCCTCTTTTAGATATTACAAGCAAAACTAAATAGAAAACACTGgctctttggtttcttttcatGTAGTATAGTGAAGACAATTTTCCTATGGGAGCAAATTCCCAGATTTTTTAGTTGTTCTAAAATTCATAAATGtcggggtgcctagctggcttagttggtggagtgtatgattcttgatctcagggttgtaagttcaagccccatgttggggcagagagattacttaaaagcttttaaaaaattcataaatgtaTCTATAAAACCAAGAAATGCTTTAATACTATAATAGTAACTTCCAAAAACATCTTTTAAGAAGTTGAATTTTAAAGGCATCACTATATAACCTGTATAACTATATATACGCGTGTGTGTGTGGCACACATAAAATACAGAGTTGAAGCAAAAATACTAAATTTCATTCAGTGTATCTGTATCATAATGGGATGGTTAATATTGGTTAGTAAAGTTCTAAGAATGTTTTAAGCATAAATAATCATATTTAGTGAAACATAAATGCATAGTTTTGAGattctacccctctcccccacactGATAATTTCTAGTTAATTGCATTCTTAAGAATTACATTTTGTAACAGACACAACTTAGTGAATATTTACTTTGAAACTTTATTAAAGTAATGGTAAACAAAAGAAGccaaaaacaagcaaatataTACAGGTGTTTTAAAACTAAATGAGTAACTTgccattagaaaaaatatatctatcaGAGGAATCACAAAAGTCTCCATAATTAAGGAAACTGTATAAACTCTacatacaaaaaaacaaattatctcCAGTTTTCCCATGAGAATCAAAActgcaaattttaattttatactttgagTACTTTGTTTTAAGATAGTAGTTAACAGAAAGATAATGTTTTAAGGCCAAACACTTTTTACTCTTATAAACTCTAAAATTACACAGAATCAGTCCAAGTCATATAGCAGAGAATTATGAAAACTGAATGCACATTGAGTCACATGATCTTTAATAAACTGCACACTACCGTCCTGCATATTGGTTTCTTTTACATTGTTAAGACCAGGTAAATTGTGAACTGAAGCTCTGTTTAGTAATGAAGATAGGTCATCTCCATctaattctttctcttctgttatCACTGGCTCTTCTAAgtcctctttttcttcatttgagtaagtaggacttttttcttttataaattcagGTTCCATTTTTGACTCAGGTTGCTGAGACTTTTCAGATAGCAAGTGAGAAACATCAGGAGCCCCTCGTTGCAAGCACACAACTGAACCACAACTGTCTGTCTCTAGTACTTTAACTTCTAGAGATGAATCAGAATCAGTTGTTGAGGTAGTAGGatgttctatattttctttttcagttagaTGACTTCCTTCattgcctttttcttccttttcatgaaGCTGTTCAGAGTTACTACATTCTTGCAACTATGTCAAGAGAAACAACAAATtaagaatctttgaaaaaaaaacaaaattaaattgtaCTCTCTGAAATAGGTTTggtggggggtttttttgtttgtttgttttttggtaagtTGTGAAGAAAGAACGCTTACAGATCTGCAGATAGGCTTCTGGGCTTTCCACCTCAAAGTCATCTTCTAAATGCTGCCAGTTCTTTTTAACAATGCAGACAGTGCAAACCTGGCATTAATTCTTGATTAATTCCTTTCAATGACCCCTTACCTCCTTCAGAATAAAATATTCCTGGCCTACAAACCCTTTGACAAGGCCTACCAAACCATTTAGTATTCATTCTTATAAGGGcattcttgaatttctttttcctgaatttcTGTGATTCTTCAGAGCCACTCTCCTCCCCAATTCATATGTAAATCAATTGTGCTAGTTACTAAATTACTTGTGTGCAATATTGAAGACTAAGAATAACCAGACTTAAGATTCAACTAGAAAGAATGAACAAACTGAATGACATAGCTCCTTCCCATGGTTTGAGAGTCAAAAAGACTTGTTTGTCCCTGGACTCATACTCAAACTTCCCAAATGTTAGTTTCCCTCTTCCTCACTGGACACTTATTTCGGGGTTAAATGAGATATGTAAAAATGAATCACAAAGTGTTTGGCACATAGGAAAATATAGGCAAAAAAGTCTCTACTCCTCTTAAGTCTTCCCAGCCGTTACGTACACTTAGAGTTatgacatgaagaaataaaaaattaagttatcTGATTTAACCTTGTCCTAAATCACTACAAAGGCCACCAAATCCTTACCTTTGCATGAATTTGAATCTTACTATCAGTAACCTGAAGAACTTCAATTAATGGTGGGGTTAAGGACATTGTCTGATTAAATGGAGGGCTCAGGACTTCAAGAACCTCATCAACATTTTCTTCATTGACAAACAgcctttcctaaaataaaaagagaaaaaatattctgCTTTATAGGTCATTTTTGACAGTGTTGATCTAAAAACAGCTCATACAAGTTCTTACACACTTCAGGATTATGCTTTTAAAATGCTTAATGTTACTCCTACGCTGTCGTGGCAGAAGAAAACGGTATTGTACAGAGCAGTAAGAATAGCAAGAGTATATACATATATCGGAAAAGatccaaaatgaaaaaagttaagtTCCTTCTTTAAGTCTCTGTTAACAATCTGAGATAATCTTACTTACAAAtggtattttcctttccttttttttcctcttaatattttataagaataatatcacctctagggaaaaaaaatcacctctagAGTTATAACTGCAGTCGAAgctataaaatgtaatttaattttataatacttCCCAATGAGACAGCTAAGAAATATATATGATAGGATTTATTCAAATTTTGTGTGGCCagtttgccttttagttcttGGCCAGATAGGAGTCAGATATAATATTTAAGAGAAGTATATTCTATTTTTGTGCATTGAGATAATCCATTGTGACAGTAGCATATAGCTATTTATAAGAATGAGGTAGATTTCAAGAGGCTGACATGGAAAAATTTCCAAACTATAATTAGGGAATGTATAAGTCACTTTCACCAGAATCCCAAACACAAAGCAACTTGTACATATTCATGTCAAGTAAATGCAGGTATGTAGTTACAGTGTTGAAGGGAAAAACCgtatttaaaatgcataaaatcaGTTTAATATTGCCCCAAATGAAAGTACtttcataaaaacaaatttcCAAATAAACAGTTCATTATTTGGTCCAAACAGGAGAGCAAAATCAAGAAAGAGACTAGTTTTAAAGTTCCCTTATATTAAATAGTATTTAAACTTAAGAACACCTACCATGAACATTGGGTACAGAAAAATCTTATATTTGGAGTAATTTCCttgctattattttaaagttccagAATAACTGTATTATAGAAACATTCCCCAATTAAAAGCATTTCTAAGGTTCCTGCCTCTGGTATAGAGACATTAATTGCACAAAAATACCCAAATACTTttagtatataaatatgtaagttatatagtatatataatggAAATGGTTATGATTAAAACAATGTGTTTGCATAAACTCACCTTATTCTAATGACTGATTTTACTctaaaagaaactgaatttagtGGTCCTAAAGCTCTAGGAAAATGTCCAGTGAATATTTAGGCTTTTATAAATCTATTTTGTACTTGTTTATGTGTAAAATAACATTCTGACCTTGACCGTCACAAATCACTCTATTTTCATATGATGCATATAATACAATCATCATATAGTACATGTCTTCCCATCCATTACTCTTgtgattttaagaaattttactttaatgCTTAGACCCTACTCCagcaaaatgtaaagaaaaataacttaataTTATGGCTTCATCAGCTTTAGCAAATGTGATTAACGAAGTAATTATAAATCCATTTCAAGCATCAAAGATATAAAACACAGTTGCCATAATCCCATTTTGGTCTAGTTTCTTTGCTAAAATAATGTTAGCCTTCTAGAAAATCAGATTAAAATAACAGTCTTTAGTATTCTCTCAACTGCCTATTCATAAACTTTCTTCCCAgttgttatttttacatttattaaaacaattacggggcacctggctggctcagtgggaggagcatgcaactctaTCTCTGGtagtgggttcgagccccaccaCAGGGTAGAGGGCCAGAGACTatgtaaataaactttaaaaataaatagataaatacaacAGTTACAGGAAACTGACTACCCTTTCCTAAATTTCCCCCTGCTGATGATATAAGCAGATAGTCAATTTCATATTATATTCTCACAAAGTATCTTACCTTGCCCTGGCTATGTATTTTACCATTTTGGGAGAGTTTGAAATTAACCACTTCTCACAGAAGTTACCCCTCATAAAATGTAACTTATCAGCAAATATCCAGGAAAAATCataggaagaaatgaaaatttctggCAAGTTAAAGCCCAAGGCTAAACTTAATTTTCAATACATAATCCTTGCAACTAGTTTTATTTCTGGGAATTTAACCCTTGATTCgttaaataaaagctaaaaaaaaattacatgtaacaCTAATACATATCTCAATGAAAACCACCAATTGTTAATTTATGAGTTTAAAAAGTTCCTTAGaacttaaaattttagttttaaaaaaaaattatcaataggGCCACCTGATTGGTTCAGCCAGTTGAGGAACCCACTCTTAGATTTCATTCCTGTCATGGTCTCTGGTCCTGGGATGAACCCAGTGTATGCTCCCACTCAGcaggcgagtctgcttctctgtccctcaccttctgcccttccccccataCAGGTCagtaaacaagataaaataaaatcttttttttaaattgtccatAATACTGGAGTACTGAATCTGAAATTCAAGAACCTCAATAACCCAAAAAGTATAGCAGCAACTACAATCGAGCACACTATTCATGAAAATTATGTCCTAAGTAAACTAGGTATTGCTCAGCCCCAAGTTCTAGAGGACTTGCCCACAAGAGGTAACAAATACACAGTTGCTCTTTCAACAACAGGGGGGTTAGGGGAACACCCCGCCCCAGTTGAAAAATCCACCTACAAGTTTTGACCCCTCCAAAGCTTAACCATtaacagcctactgttgactggaagccttacctaTAACATAAACAGTCCATTAACTCATATTTTGTATGGTGTATTATATACAGTATTCTTATAAActagagaaaatgtttttaagaaaatcataaaagaaaatacatttataatatcaTACTGTATGTATCAAAAAGATCACttatgggctcctgggtggctcagtgggttaaacctctgccttcagctcaggtcatgatcccagggtcctgggatcaagccccacattgggctctctgctcagcggggagcctgcttccccttctctgcctgtctctctgcctacttgtgatctctgtcaataaataaataaaagctttaaaaagagagagagagagagagatcacttaTACGTGGATCCAGGCAGTTCCAACctgtgttattcaagggtcaattttaagagcaaattttaaaagtgggatagaatttttcaaatataagagtcttggggcgcctgggtggcttagttggttaagcatctgccttcggttcaggtcggttcatgggtcctgggatgagctccacatagggctccctgctgggggggttggggagcctactctgcctctgcctctgcctctccccctgctcgtgctctgacaaataaataaataccatctttaaaaatatatacaagtcTAGAAAGAACTGTTACCTCCAAAGAATCCTTGTTTAAACCATAATACCATTCTCTCCAATGTCCATGGCATTCTGGAGATTTGGCCAGTTCTATCACTGCATTGTTCGAAGAAATACTAGCCACAGGTTCTTTGGTACTCAATTTATTCTCCGGAGCAAATTGCAACAAGAAGGAATAGTAAACTAAGTCTTGGGTGGAGAAGCCCAGTTTGTACCCGAAGGGGCTCACATCCCCTTGAAGACTTTGCGGTTGGATCTGAGGCACTTGAATCAGCAGAGTCAGGGATTCTTCATCCTGATTACACAGCAAACGAGGACACAAAGGTTCCCTGCCGCCGGTCCCGGGACCACCCATGGCTCGATCGGAGGGCTCCCGGCCCGCGCCTTCCCCGAGCACTCGCGTCTCAGCCCCGAGATCTCCACGCGCACTCTCTCTTCCAGCAGCAGATCCCCTGTCAAGGCCCCCAGATGAAGTA contains these protein-coding regions:
- the RPL36AL gene encoding 60S ribosomal protein L36a-like; protein product: MVNVPKTRRTFCKKCGKHQPHKVTQYKKGKDSLYAQGKRRYDRKQSGYGGQTKPIFRKKAKTTKKIVLRLECVEPNCRSKRMLAIKRCKHFELGGDKKRKGQVIQF
- the MGAT2 gene encoding alpha-1,6-mannosyl-glycoprotein 2-beta-N-acetylglucosaminyltransferase; translated protein: MRFRIYKRKVLILTLVVAACGFVLWSSNGRQRKSEALAPPLLDAEPARGAGGRGGDHSAVSVGIRRVSNESAAPLVPAAPQPEADNLTLRYRSLVYQLNFDQTLRNVDKAGSWTPRELVLVVQVHNRPDYLRLLLDSLRKAQGIDNVLVIFSHDFWSTEINQLIAGVDFCPVLQVFFPFSIQLYPNEFPGSDPRDCPRDLEKNAALKMGCINAEYPDSFGHYREAKFSQTKHHWWWKLHFVWERVKVLRDYTGLILFLEEDHYLSPDFYHVFKKMWKLKQEECPECDVLSLGTYTAIRSFHGVADKVDVKTWKSTEHNMGLALTRDAYQKLIECTDTFCTYDDYNWDWTLQYLTVSCLPKFWKVLVPQVPRIFHAGDCGMHHKKTCRPSTQSAQIESLLNNNKQYLFPETLIISEKFVAAISPPRKNGGWGDIRDHELCKSYRRLQ